Proteins encoded within one genomic window of Camelina sativa cultivar DH55 chromosome 19, Cs, whole genome shotgun sequence:
- the LOC104765722 gene encoding zinc finger CCCH domain-containing protein 38-like, giving the protein MSGLERTRVSKRGSKEETHHDHSSLNANSASYYRDKESEPVRFNAESNGCRRSAAVNNQHPGQARTRSIVSQNNDNSYYSEQDDTRQQFFPRSGSRSNSRSRSRSRSPIYRARRDAGSYDRQHKTRTLASPTPIREFNKRGSGHQFDKSNGYGWEDNTRKPRESKYHTDDFRGEAMMKGSRSSDYYTEFHEDYSRNGFSDQRLKRHRSGYTGEKETQRRDGDSGREFHRSYNIPCKFLAAGFCRNGRYCRFSHDGADRKQLQDSNFYRQDRNNHSGGHNKWNDVERLDNKRLGGTEVSRASKGVSESKGNGSSWIDDMEMSPDWNYGVKPLKNPVKEEVGVGIIGQSSQSRVQSNGMFPHGDKTVVEKPIAASHQSHSHPVNVTPVQGFSQNHNVLPYLSSPTPGENQQVLATAAADLSVGSNLSNLESGKVYQNNHQSTVEKPVLVQNTVSKEQLDKITNISASIAQFLANRQPIPQLNQALQMPPRSESSMAVQPNQATTTAVHTQSNVMNSNPNQLMSIGAEGVTAATALQVNGIQDLTLNPKGYEEKENKKTDEASKEEEGKKTGEDTNDAENIVDEDVDGEGSDEENNKGKDPKEMRAFKFALVEVVKELLKPAWKEGKMNKDVYKNIVKKVVEKVTVTMQNGNVPQTQEKIDQYLSASKPKLTKLVQAYISKIKKT; this is encoded by the exons ATGAGTGGTTTGGAAAGAACACGTGTTTCAAAGCGAGGCTCTAAGGAAGAGACGCACCATGATCATTCTAGCCTAAATGCAAACTCTGCTTCTTATTACCGCGACAAAGAGTCCGAGCCTGTCCGGTTCAATGCAGAGAGTAATGGTTGTAGGAGGTCTGCTGCTGTGAACAACCAGCATCCCGGCCAAGCTAGGACTAGAAGCATAGTTTCACAGAATAACGATAACAGCTATTATTCTGAACAAGATGACACTAGGCAACAATTTTTCCCTAG gAGTGGAAGTAGAAGTAATAGCAGGAGTAGAAGCCGTAGCAGAAGCCCAATCTATAGAGCTAGACGAGATGCAGGATCTTATGACAGACAACACAAGACCAGAACTCTAGCTTCTCCTACGCCAATAAGGGAATTCAATAAGAGAGGCAGTGGTCATCAGTTTGATAAAAGCAACGGTTATGGTTGGGAGGATAATACTAGAAAGCCTAGGGAGTCTAAATATCACACCGATGATTTCAGAGGAGAGGCGATGATGAAAGGCTCGAGGTCTTCTGACTATTATACTGAGTTTCACGAGGATTATTCGAGAAATGGCTTCTCCGACCAAAGATTGAAAAGGCACAGAAGCGGATATACAGGAGAGAAAGAAACTCAAAGAAGGGATGGTGATAGCGGAAGAGAATTCCACAGGAGTTACAATATCCCTTGCAAGTTTTTGGCTGCAGGGTTCTGTCGTAATGGAAGGTATTGCAGGTTTTCTCATGATGGTGCTGATAGAAAGCAGCTTCAAGACAGCAACTTTTATAGACAGGACCGTAACAATCATAGTGGTGGTCATAATAAATGGAATGATGTTGAAAGATTGGATAATAAAAGATTAGGTGGGACAGAAGTATCTCGTGCAAGTAAGGGAGTTTCTGAATCTAAAGGGAACGGTAGTAGCTGGATTGATGACATGGAGATGTCTCCTGATTGGAATTATGGAGTTAAACCTTTAAAGAACCCTGTGAAGGAAGAGGTTGGTGTTGGTATTATTGGTCAGAGTTCTCAATCTAGAGTTCAGAGTAATGGTATGTTTCCACATGGTGACAAAACTGTGGTTGAGAAACCTATAGCTGCTTCACATCAGAGTCATAGTCACCCAGTGAACGTCACTCCAGTTCAAGGTTTTAGTCAGAATCATAATGTATTGCCGTACCTAAGCTCACCAACTCCTGGAGAAAATCAACAAGTGCTAGCTACTGCTGCTGCAGATCTCTCAGTAGGCTCGAACTTGAGCAATCTTGAGAGTGGAAAAGTTTATCAAAATAATCATCAATCAACTGTAGAGAAACCTGTTTTGGTCCAAAATACCGTGAGTAAGGAACAACTCGATAAGATCACCAACATCTCAGCAAGTATTGCGCAGTTTCTTGCAAATAGGCAGCCCATTCCACAGCTTAATCAGGCATTACAGATGCCTCCGCGTTCAGAATCTTCCATGGCTGTTCAACCAAACCAGGCTACTACCACCGCTGTGCATACTCAAAGTAATGTAATGAATAGTAATCCAAATCAGCTAATGAGCATTGGCGCCGAAGGAGTCACAGCGGCAACTGCATTGCAGGTCAATGGGATACAGGATCTTACTCTAAATCCGAAGGGTTATgaggaaaaagagaacaaaaagacTGATGAAGCtagcaaagaagaagagggtaAGAAAACTGGAGAAGACACCAATGATGCTGAGAATATTGtagatgaagatgttgatggtgaaggaagtgatgaagaaaacaataaaggGAAAGACCCAAAAGAAATGCGGGCGTTTAAGTTTGCGCTTGTTGAGGTTGTAAAGGAGCTTCTAAAACCAGCTTGGAAAGAAGGTAAGATGAATAAAGATGTTTACAAAAACATAGTGAAGAAGGTAGTTGAGAAAGTTACTGTTACAATGCAAAATGGAAACGTTCCTCAAACACAGGAGAAGATTGACCAATATCTATCTgcttcaaaaccaaaacttacCAAGCTCGTGCAG GCATATATCAGCAAAATCAAGAAGACCTAA